The following coding sequences lie in one Helicobacter sp. MIT 21-1697 genomic window:
- a CDS encoding response regulator gives MNLDALSKLTILYAEDDTDTANLTNMVLGDYVGRLLIAKNGQEALNLFKLHKVDLVVTDILMPKMNGIELINAIRNSYTHPDVPVVITTAHTETKYLLDAIRLRVDGYILKPINIEELLHALNKAILPFLQADEIASKNLLINAISTFVGGKKIAIIQFLLANCDEDNIFYGSYEDIIAHLHVSKPTIVKTFKQLIDTGILIKIKNKVYKIHPDLDQNIKNSMN, from the coding sequence ATGAATCTTGATGCACTAAGCAAACTCACCATTTTGTATGCCGAAGATGATACAGACACAGCCAATCTTACAAATATGGTGCTTGGAGATTATGTAGGACGCTTACTTATAGCCAAAAATGGACAAGAAGCTCTCAATCTTTTTAAACTTCATAAAGTTGATTTGGTTGTAACAGATATTCTTATGCCAAAAATGAATGGTATTGAACTTATTAATGCTATTCGCAACTCATATACACACCCAGATGTGCCCGTAGTGATAACTACTGCGCATACAGAGACAAAATATCTTCTTGATGCTATTCGCTTACGTGTAGATGGATATATTCTTAAACCAATTAATATTGAAGAACTCCTCCACGCGCTTAATAAAGCTATTTTACCATTTTTGCAAGCTGATGAAATTGCTTCTAAAAATCTTCTTATCAATGCCATTTCTACCTTTGTAGGTGGCAAGAAAATCGCCATTATTCAATTTCTTTTAGCAAATTGTGATGAAGATAATATATTCTATGGCTCTTATGAAGATATTATTGCACATTTGCACGTGAGCAAACCAACCATTGTAAAGACTTTTAAACAACTTATTGATACAGGAATTCTCATCAAGATTAAAAACAAAGTTTATAAAATTCACCCTGATTTAGACCAAAATATTAAAAATAGTATGAACTAA
- the uvrC gene encoding excinuclease ABC subunit UvrC, whose protein sequence is MSNKESQNYNLLAHLADLPTQSGIYQFFDDEDNLLYVGKAKNLKNRIKSYFSIESGHIAPKNNLSPRIALMVSQIARIHTFLTNNEQDALILENSLIKSLKPRYNILLRDDKTYPYIYIDKSLPYPRFELTRQVLKSNQIQYFGPFVSGARELLDSLYDNLPLVQKKSCVKGKKACIFHQIRKCPAPCENKISTQTYAHTIAQGIALIEDKKTLLTILESKMHSLSANLQFEEAAIMRDRIQKITQMKNQSIIDMRSGDYDVFVLQKQDCLRNSQDSHNAHKKSHTPPHTHILMMLFIRNGRIISSDFILLHEDIQSHNLPQLYTQALLNHYKTQMPLVPQEILIPPFDFPDLPHLQQLLREQTRSFLKIVQPQRGTKKDLLQLAHKNALEIGRLHTQQNDTLSTLVGIKELCGLREIPYSIEVFDTSHHSGTHNVGGMIVYENSDFIRSKYRRYQLSASDEYNQMHEMLMRRAQSFDSNPPPALWLLDGGRAQINLALDILKSAGANVEVLAIAKMKHNAKAYRAKGNAFDILRSKNAEFKLKPNDKRLQFFQKLRDEVHRYAITYHRYKKQKDIQRAQMMGKHYTQAQIKKLLDYFGSFESLKSASQEQINSVLSRKNRVNA, encoded by the coding sequence ATGAGCAATAAAGAATCTCAAAACTATAATCTCCTCGCACATTTAGCAGATTTACCCACACAATCTGGCATTTATCAATTTTTTGATGATGAGGATAATCTACTCTATGTAGGCAAAGCAAAGAATCTCAAAAACCGCATTAAAAGCTATTTTAGCATTGAATCTGGACATATTGCACCCAAAAATAATCTTAGCCCAAGAATCGCTCTTATGGTATCTCAAATCGCGCGGATTCATACATTTTTGACAAATAATGAGCAAGATGCACTTATCCTTGAAAACTCACTTATTAAAAGCCTCAAGCCAAGATACAATATCCTTTTGCGCGATGATAAAACTTATCCTTATATTTATATTGATAAATCCCTCCCCTACCCTCGCTTTGAACTCACGCGCCAAGTGCTCAAATCAAATCAGATTCAATATTTTGGACCTTTTGTAAGCGGGGCAAGAGAGTTACTTGATAGTCTCTATGATAATCTGCCACTTGTGCAGAAAAAATCCTGTGTCAAAGGTAAAAAAGCCTGTATATTTCATCAGATTCGCAAATGTCCTGCGCCCTGCGAAAATAAAATCTCCACACAAACTTATGCACACACCATTGCGCAAGGTATTGCACTCATTGAGGATAAAAAGACATTATTGACAATACTAGAATCTAAAATGCACTCTCTCTCTGCCAATCTGCAATTTGAGGAAGCCGCCATAATGCGTGATAGAATCCAAAAGATTACACAAATGAAAAACCAATCTATCATTGATATGAGGAGTGGGGATTATGATGTATTCGTGCTGCAAAAGCAAGATTGCTTGAGAAACTCACAAGATTCCCATAATGCTCACAAAAAATCTCATACACCGCCACATACGCATATTTTAATGATGCTTTTTATCCGCAATGGGCGCATTATCTCAAGTGATTTTATATTGTTGCACGAAGATATACAATCTCACAATCTTCCCCAACTTTACACTCAAGCTTTGCTCAATCATTACAAAACTCAAATGCCACTTGTGCCCCAAGAGATTCTTATTCCTCCATTTGATTTTCCCGACTTGCCACATTTGCAACAACTCTTAAGAGAACAAACGCGTAGCTTTCTTAAAATTGTCCAACCACAAAGAGGCACAAAAAAAGACTTGCTGCAGCTTGCGCATAAAAATGCCCTTGAAATAGGACGATTACATACCCAACAAAATGATACGCTCTCCACGCTTGTAGGGATTAAAGAGCTGTGCGGATTGCGTGAAATACCTTACTCCATTGAAGTTTTTGATACCTCTCATCATAGCGGCACACATAATGTGGGCGGTATGATAGTATATGAAAATAGTGATTTTATTCGCTCTAAATATCGGCGGTATCAGCTTAGCGCAAGTGATGAATACAACCAAATGCACGAAATGCTTATGCGCCGAGCTCAAAGCTTTGATTCTAATCCCCCGCCTGCTTTATGGTTGCTTGATGGAGGCAGAGCACAAATTAATCTTGCGCTTGATATTTTAAAAAGTGCGGGAGCAAATGTTGAAGTCTTAGCGATTGCCAAAATGAAGCATAATGCCAAAGCATATCGTGCAAAAGGTAATGCTTTTGATATTTTGCGAAGCAAAAATGCAGAGTTTAAACTAAAACCAAATGATAAAAGACTACAATTCTTTCAAAAACTCCGTGATGAAGTGCATCGCTATGCTATCACTTATCACCGCTATAAGAAACAAAAAGATATACAAAGGGCACAAATGATGGGAAAACACTATACTCAAGCACAGATTAAAAAACTTTTAGATTACTTTGGCAGCTTTGAATCTCTTAAAAGTGCTTCACAAGAGCAAATTAATAGTGTGCTTTCGCGCAAAAATCGTGTAAATGCTTAA
- a CDS encoding sensor histidine kinase translates to MKNTITHFIDKISFQTQTTILVWIIIIGFTLIASVGLLALIGIKNEFDINSSQSQNMYTLTLLNKAYETHKNDQILPQLLEIWEQYKAYNLAKDKDSAISHLREWYAKTFKMHYYQQIQRLLSEENALIESIDKAFIDDGEDISSLLEAQFLISFDIDFYGKKITDSLYTNTFVILAVFMLIIITTIIILAFSIRQSINTNHLLLEQLVQSKTKELQSLNANLQKSIEYEVEQNRKKDLIMYQQARLASMGEMIQNIAHQWRQPLNSLMILIQSFKSRAMQKKLDNEFITQQTQYGMKIATEMSNTIENFRNFFHPETNKELFELSQSIWDSIELLKAQLKENLIHIEVDVSPNAQNASMLGYQNSFTQIILILVNNAIDALKLKNQNDKSFENPLIEISLDKLGYNIILCVRDNAGGIDLEDKSKVFEPYFTTKHKSVGTGVGLYMAKQIIERQLNGTISVSNTQWGKGNQYFGAEFTIHIPIQKDNYES, encoded by the coding sequence ATGAAAAATACCATTACTCACTTTATTGATAAAATTTCTTTTCAAACACAAACAACTATTTTGGTATGGATTATCATCATTGGATTCACACTTATAGCAAGTGTGGGCTTACTTGCTCTTATAGGGATAAAAAATGAGTTTGATATTAACTCATCGCAAAGTCAAAATATGTATACACTTACCTTATTAAATAAAGCATATGAGACACACAAAAACGACCAGATTCTCCCACAACTCCTTGAAATATGGGAACAATACAAAGCTTATAATCTCGCAAAAGACAAAGATTCTGCTATTAGCCATTTGCGTGAGTGGTATGCTAAGACTTTTAAAATGCACTATTATCAGCAGATTCAAAGGCTGCTCTCTGAGGAAAATGCGCTTATAGAATCTATTGATAAAGCCTTTATTGATGATGGAGAGGATATTTCCTCGCTGCTTGAAGCGCAATTTCTTATTTCTTTTGATATTGATTTTTATGGCAAAAAAATCACAGATTCACTTTATACCAATACTTTTGTTATCCTTGCAGTCTTTATGCTTATCATCATTACAACAATCATCATTCTTGCCTTTTCTATCCGACAATCTATTAATACCAATCACTTACTTTTAGAGCAACTTGTGCAATCAAAAACCAAAGAACTCCAATCGCTTAATGCAAATCTCCAAAAATCAATAGAGTATGAAGTTGAGCAAAACCGCAAAAAAGATTTGATTATGTATCAACAAGCTAGGCTTGCCTCTATGGGGGAAATGATACAAAATATCGCCCATCAATGGCGACAACCGCTTAATTCACTAATGATACTTATCCAAAGTTTCAAGAGTAGAGCAATGCAAAAAAAACTTGACAACGAATTTATAACCCAACAAACACAATATGGTATGAAAATCGCCACAGAAATGTCAAATACGATTGAAAATTTCCGTAATTTTTTTCACCCAGAAACAAATAAGGAACTTTTTGAGCTCTCCCAAAGCATTTGGGATTCTATTGAACTCCTTAAGGCTCAACTCAAAGAGAATCTTATTCATATTGAGGTAGATGTAAGCCCTAATGCACAAAATGCAAGTATGCTTGGTTACCAAAATTCCTTTACTCAAATAATTTTAATTCTTGTCAATAATGCCATTGATGCGCTTAAACTCAAAAATCAAAATGATAAATCCTTTGAGAATCCACTCATAGAAATTTCATTAGATAAGCTAGGATATAATATTATTCTTTGTGTGAGAGATAATGCGGGAGGCATTGATTTGGAAGATAAATCAAAAGTTTTTGAACCATATTTTACCACCAAACATAAGTCAGTTGGAACAGGTGTAGGACTTTATATGGCAAAACAAATCATTGAGCGCCAACTCAATGGCACAATAAGCGTATCTAATACACAATGGGGTAAGGGCAACCAATATTTTGGAGCAGAATTTACCATTCACATACCAATACAAAAGGATAATTATGAATCTTGA
- the nadB gene encoding L-aspartate oxidase: MGQYDVIIIGAGVAGLYCARHLPPDLKVLILCKSQPWECNTFYAQGGISIAKDESDVPLHIQDTLLAGAKLNTLECVNKLVKGSNEILNELIASGLAFDRDESGALLYAKEGGHSHARIVHSGGDATGRSLHTHLIDKLRTTLWKNAEVVDLLIEEDKCYGVCVQTKSGLHNLYAHHIVIASGGVGGLFKYHTNAYTISSDIHGIILEHNLALQDMEMLQFHPTTYINNPQARKYLISEAVRGEGGIIVDREGKRFLFDYDERGELAPRDIVARGIMDYCLKHNQEAFLDLSAFTYEGFKARFPNIYRDLNTCKLNIPTDKIPISPAFHYSMGGILTNTDSLVQGMSNLYAIGECACNGLHGANRLASNSLLEGLVFGKNVAQHIVENYTQTPIRHFPVCDEVLEKQGDSKLKNILREIMWDKVGIIRSQSGLDSALGGIEVMLESHIGRMLRLRLLVAKKIVQSALKRKQSIGAHFRVD, encoded by the coding sequence ATGGGACAATATGATGTGATTATTATTGGCGCAGGAGTGGCGGGGCTATATTGTGCGAGACATTTGCCTCCTGATTTAAAAGTGCTTATTTTGTGTAAATCTCAACCTTGGGAATGCAATACATTCTATGCACAAGGTGGCATAAGTATCGCTAAAGACGAAAGTGATGTTCCATTGCACATACAAGACACGCTTCTTGCAGGTGCAAAGCTCAATACTTTAGAATGTGTGAATAAACTTGTAAAAGGAAGCAATGAGATTCTAAATGAGCTTATTGCAAGTGGTTTAGCATTTGATAGAGATGAAAGCGGCGCACTGCTCTATGCCAAAGAAGGAGGGCATTCTCACGCGAGAATTGTTCATTCAGGAGGAGATGCCACAGGGCGCAGTCTTCACACGCACCTTATTGATAAACTTCGCACGACATTGTGGAAAAATGCCGAAGTAGTAGATTTACTCATTGAAGAAGATAAATGTTATGGTGTGTGTGTGCAGACAAAATCAGGACTTCATAATCTCTATGCACATCATATAGTTATCGCAAGTGGCGGCGTTGGAGGATTATTTAAATATCATACAAACGCCTATACAATCAGTAGCGACATACACGGCATTATTTTAGAGCATAATCTTGCCTTGCAAGATATGGAAATGTTACAATTTCACCCTACAACCTATATCAATAATCCTCAAGCGCGAAAATATCTCATCTCTGAAGCGGTGCGAGGTGAGGGTGGCATTATCGTTGATAGAGAGGGCAAGAGGTTTTTATTTGATTATGATGAACGAGGAGAACTTGCTCCGCGTGATATTGTGGCGAGAGGAATTATGGATTATTGCTTAAAACATAACCAAGAGGCATTTTTAGATTTAAGTGCATTTACCTATGAGGGGTTTAAAGCGCGTTTTCCTAATATTTATCGTGATTTGAACACTTGCAAGTTGAATATCCCCACAGATAAAATACCTATTTCACCGGCATTTCATTATTCAATGGGAGGTATTTTGACCAATACAGATTCTTTGGTGCAGGGTATGAGTAATTTATATGCAATCGGAGAATGTGCGTGTAATGGGCTACACGGAGCAAATCGCCTTGCGTCAAATTCGCTCCTTGAGGGGCTTGTCTTTGGTAAAAATGTGGCTCAACATATTGTAGAGAATTACACACAAACGCCTATTCGTCACTTTCCTGTATGTGATGAGGTGCTAGAAAAACAAGGCGATAGTAAGCTTAAAAATATATTGCGTGAGATTATGTGGGATAAAGTGGGGATTATCCGCTCTCAAAGTGGGTTAGATTCTGCGCTTGGTGGGATTGAAGTGATGTTAGAATCTCATATCGGGCGTATGTTGCGGTTGCGATTGCTTGTAGCAAAAAAGATTGTCCAATCTGCTCTAAAGCGCAAACAAAGCATAGGAGCGCATTTTAGAGTGGATTGA
- the rho gene encoding transcription termination factor Rho, translated as MADNKRTHTPVEGYQLEDLRIKSIKQLINIAEEVGVENPSDYRRQDLIFEILKAQVNQGGYILFSGILDITNEGYGFLRALTESLADSQNDTYVSQSQIRRFALRNGDIVTGQVRAPKDQERYYALLKIEAINYMSLEENKNRPLFDNLTPLFPQEQLKLEYESSKVTGRMLDLFSPIGKGQRALIVAPPRTGKTELMKELAHGIAKNHPDVELMVLLVDERPEEVTDMERSVKGQVFSSTFDMPATNHIRVADLVIESAKRKVEMGKDVVILLDSITRLARAYNAATPSSGKVLSGGVDANALHKPKRFFGAARNIEQGGSLTIIATALIETGSRMDEVIFEEFKGTGNSEIVLARSIADRRIYPAFDVLKSGTRKDDLLLGKDNLTKVWMLRNVMHTMDDIEALTFIYSKMKQTQNNEEFLNMMNSQE; from the coding sequence ATGGCAGACAATAAACGAACTCATACACCTGTGGAAGGCTATCAGCTTGAAGATTTGCGTATAAAAAGCATTAAGCAGCTTATCAATATTGCTGAAGAAGTTGGAGTAGAAAATCCAAGCGACTATCGCCGACAAGATTTGATTTTTGAGATTCTCAAAGCTCAAGTGAATCAAGGTGGATATATTCTTTTTTCAGGTATTTTAGATATTACAAATGAAGGCTATGGCTTTTTGCGCGCATTAACCGAAAGCCTTGCGGATTCTCAAAATGATACTTATGTATCACAATCACAAATCCGCCGTTTTGCTTTGCGTAATGGTGATATTGTAACAGGACAAGTGCGCGCACCAAAAGACCAAGAGCGATATTACGCGCTCCTTAAAATTGAAGCGATTAACTATATGTCGCTTGAAGAAAACAAAAATCGCCCACTTTTTGATAATCTTACTCCTTTGTTTCCACAAGAACAACTCAAGCTTGAATATGAATCAAGCAAGGTTACAGGGCGTATGCTTGACCTTTTTAGCCCCATTGGCAAAGGGCAACGCGCACTCATAGTCGCTCCTCCACGCACAGGAAAAACAGAGCTGATGAAAGAACTAGCTCACGGCATTGCAAAAAATCACCCCGATGTTGAACTAATGGTTTTACTTGTAGATGAGCGCCCAGAAGAAGTTACTGATATGGAACGAAGTGTGAAGGGACAAGTTTTTAGTTCTACTTTTGATATGCCAGCGACAAATCATATTCGCGTGGCAGATTTGGTTATTGAAAGTGCTAAACGAAAAGTTGAAATGGGCAAAGATGTGGTAATCCTGCTTGATTCTATCACGCGTCTTGCCCGAGCATACAATGCTGCTACTCCCTCAAGCGGTAAAGTCTTAAGTGGTGGTGTTGATGCAAATGCCCTGCATAAACCTAAACGATTTTTTGGTGCAGCACGCAATATTGAACAAGGCGGTAGTCTTACTATCATTGCTACTGCACTTATTGAAACAGGCTCAAGAATGGACGAAGTTATCTTTGAAGAATTTAAGGGCACAGGCAATAGTGAAATTGTCCTTGCGCGTTCTATTGCTGATCGCAGAATCTACCCAGCCTTTGATGTGCTCAAAAGTGGGACGCGTAAAGATGATTTACTGCTTGGCAAAGATAATCTTACAAAAGTATGGATGCTACGCAATGTAAT